In Mastigocladopsis repens PCC 10914, a single window of DNA contains:
- a CDS encoding peptidylprolyl isomerase, whose translation MLRVLNVSQEEILYHIRISCQIPSLLEGIATRKIIADAAKQADLKIEPEELQQAADNLRLANKLLKAEDTWAWLKKYHLSVDDFEELAYTNLLSNKLAMHLFADHIEPFFYEHELDYAGAVIYEVILDDEDLALEVFYALQECEISFQQIARQYIKEPALRRAGGYQGIRRHIDLKPEIAAAVFAANPPQILKPIMTPKGVHIILVEEIIQPQLDEQLRVKILGDLFAAWLKQQMAELEISAQIEDGNSSTEAI comes from the coding sequence ATGTTAAGAGTGCTTAATGTTTCTCAGGAAGAGATTCTTTATCACATCAGAATCTCCTGCCAAATTCCTAGTTTATTGGAAGGTATTGCCACTCGAAAAATTATTGCTGATGCTGCTAAACAAGCAGATCTTAAAATCGAGCCAGAAGAACTTCAACAGGCAGCAGATAACCTACGTTTAGCCAACAAACTCCTCAAAGCAGAAGATACCTGGGCATGGCTAAAAAAATATCATCTTTCTGTCGATGACTTTGAAGAATTGGCATACACAAACCTGCTTTCTAACAAGTTAGCAATGCATCTATTTGCAGATCACATTGAACCGTTCTTTTATGAACACGAACTTGATTATGCCGGAGCAGTTATCTATGAAGTCATTTTGGATGATGAAGACTTGGCTTTGGAAGTGTTTTACGCCCTACAAGAATGTGAAATCTCTTTCCAACAAATCGCTCGGCAATATATTAAAGAACCAGCACTCCGGCGCGCTGGAGGATATCAGGGAATCAGACGCCATATTGATTTGAAACCGGAAATTGCAGCAGCAGTTTTTGCCGCCAATCCGCCACAGATTCTTAAGCCAATTATGACACCAAAAGGAGTCCATATCATTTTGGTTGAGGAAATTATTCAACCGCAATTAGACGAACAATTGCGCGTTAAGATTTTGGGAGATTTGTTTGCAGCTTGGTTAAAGCAACAAATGGCTGAACTAGAAATTTCTGCCCAAATTGAAGATGGCAATTCTTCGACTGAGGCTATCTAG
- a CDS encoding HlyD family efflux transporter periplasmic adaptor subunit, translating to MPNRSHNSSSALARSEQDEYKSDIQHEEIAESTKLNERTDASGEAKDWFYGTEELLDALPQAWTRSLLYLLVGFVAIALPWAMLSKVDETGSARGRIEPLGATQKLDTQAEGSVVAVKVKEGETVKAGQVLLELKSDVLKTQLEQVQEKLAGLQNKRQNLELLKNQLLLSVRTQEQQNQAQQLAKQSQVQQAQQNLDGLKTTLNLQKQEKLAKVNQMQQALESSQAAHQLAQVRLHAAQEKVPRYQKAYEDGVMSLDRFKEVEQSAKENHERHVQAQSDISQAHSSLLEHQSNYHKSVEQAKSDIELAQLRLQEEQRSYQSLIHTGQLALLKSQEQLKDMQTQINSLQSEIAQTLSQITSLKIQLQQRVVRSPIDGVIFELPVTKPGAVLQAGNRVAQIAPKNTELVLKAQMPSQDSGFLKVGMPVKLKFDAYPFQEYGIVSGRVSWISPDSKLTQSPQGNIENFELEIALDQQYIHNGDKRISITPGQTATAEVIVRQRRVIDYILDPFKKLQTGGLEL from the coding sequence ATGCCAAACCGATCTCACAATTCATCATCTGCACTCGCTAGAAGTGAGCAGGATGAGTATAAAAGTGACATCCAGCATGAGGAAATTGCGGAATCTACCAAGCTTAATGAGCGCACAGACGCATCAGGTGAAGCAAAAGATTGGTTCTACGGAACCGAAGAACTGCTCGATGCCTTACCGCAAGCATGGACGCGCTCGTTGCTGTATCTGTTGGTAGGCTTTGTAGCCATCGCCTTACCATGGGCAATGCTCTCAAAGGTGGATGAAACAGGAAGCGCCAGAGGGCGTATCGAACCATTAGGCGCAACCCAAAAACTGGACACTCAAGCCGAAGGCAGCGTTGTTGCCGTCAAGGTCAAAGAAGGCGAAACCGTCAAAGCTGGGCAGGTGCTGCTCGAACTCAAATCAGATGTGTTGAAAACTCAACTCGAGCAAGTGCAAGAAAAACTCGCCGGGCTGCAAAATAAGCGGCAGAATTTAGAACTGCTGAAAAATCAATTGTTGCTGAGTGTGCGTACCCAAGAGCAACAAAACCAAGCTCAACAATTGGCAAAACAGTCTCAGGTGCAACAAGCGCAACAGAACCTCGATGGTCTCAAAACTACTCTTAACTTACAAAAACAAGAAAAACTAGCGAAAGTTAACCAGATGCAGCAAGCTCTCGAGTCCAGTCAAGCTGCACATCAGTTAGCACAAGTTCGTTTACACGCCGCTCAAGAAAAAGTCCCACGCTATCAAAAAGCCTATGAAGACGGTGTGATGTCACTAGACCGCTTCAAGGAAGTGGAACAGTCTGCTAAAGAAAACCACGAACGCCATGTGCAAGCTCAGTCTGATATTTCTCAGGCTCACTCTAGCTTGCTTGAACACCAGAGCAATTATCACAAGAGTGTTGAGCAAGCTAAGTCTGATATCGAGCTTGCACAACTGCGTTTGCAAGAGGAACAACGCAGCTATCAAAGCCTGATTCATACTGGTCAACTGGCTTTGTTAAAAAGTCAAGAACAACTTAAAGATATGCAAACACAAATCAACTCCCTGCAATCGGAAATTGCTCAAACACTCAGCCAAATCACATCCTTAAAGATTCAGTTGCAACAACGAGTGGTGCGTTCGCCAATTGATGGTGTGATTTTTGAGTTGCCGGTGACTAAGCCTGGCGCTGTGCTACAAGCCGGTAACAGAGTTGCCCAAATTGCACCTAAGAATACTGAGTTAGTACTTAAGGCTCAGATGCCTAGCCAAGATAGTGGTTTCTTAAAAGTGGGGATGCCTGTCAAACTCAAGTTTGATGCTTATCCTTTCCAGGAGTATGGCATTGTCTCTGGGCGTGTTAGCTGGATTTCTCCTGACTCTAAACTCACTCAATCTCCTCAAGGTAACATCGAAAACTTTGAGTTAGAAATCGCTTTGGACCAGCAGTACATCCACAATGGTGACAAACGTATCTCCATCACTCCCGGTCAGACTGCAACTGCTGAGGTTATTGTTCGCCAGCGCCGTGTTATTGACTACATCTTAGACCCCTTTAAGAAGTTGCAAACCGGCGGTTTAGAGCTTTAG
- a CDS encoding peptidase domain-containing ABC transporter gives MVSVYSKQQLGQLLTQTVGETLSPKEVQSCLTTAEILEPPVTKLFWQSTDAQAGIYIVLAGKVRLLDSSNNLITTLSAGASFGEATLFPQEDFSPYAARASYNLKLCYLKEEALQPLMGNNQIRDKLYRQAELWDLLLLCCQNSQQRNIKEMLNALPVFERHNLEIGSIPETLCKDYKLWLLRRGQVLHSGGYRLTSGNIYPPEKQGSWQATQPTIAYCLRNSDWQTALLYCPQLAELVGSGSELTVATDEDFKTRQSKSFQKTFAKESNIISFRQPTSPPKQKQKKSRPYFPSPQVKAGQVLGRFTKRYPFFAQQSASDCGAACLVMIGRYWGKRLSVNRLRDLANVSRSGASLRGLTAAAESIGFTTRPVKASLDKLAEQPLPAIVHWEGKHYIVVYEITPKRVIVGDPAIAQRNLTHAEFKAGWTGNALLLQPTDLLKETEEASTPFWQFLELVKPHRQVLLEVFIASVFIQLFGLVTPLFTQLLLDRVIVQGSALTLTAIGFGLLIFGLFRVAMTGLRQYLLDHTANRVGVALMVGFIKHTFRLPLAFFESRYVGDIVSRVQENQKIQRFLTGEALSIILDLLTVFIYVGLMFWYSWQMALLALLVVPPFFLLALVATPFFHRINREVFNALAKENSYLIQSLTGIRSIRSMAVEQTVRWHWEELLNNFIKKIFGGQVISNQLQIFSSTIETMITTGLLWYGAWLVIQNQLTIGQLVAFNMLLGNIIRPFQRLTVLWNQVQEVIVSAERINDVLEAEPEEDLHSSPRQFLPRLRGHIRFENLTFRYHPESDINVLQNLSFEIKPEETVAVVGRSGSGKTTLSKLILGLYPATEGKLLIDGHDVSSIALRSLRSQIGVVNQDIFLFGGTIRENISIAHPEASLEEIIEAARLAGADEFIQQLPMGYETQIGEGGGMLSGGQRQRLAIARALLGNPRFLIFDEATSNLDAESERIIQNNLKTILKGRSSLIIAHRLSTVRNADLILVLDRGVLVESGTHKELIAKKGHYYYLNQQQLAQTG, from the coding sequence ATGGTATCAGTGTATTCAAAGCAACAGCTTGGTCAACTACTTACCCAAACCGTGGGAGAGACACTTTCACCAAAGGAAGTGCAAAGTTGTTTAACAACAGCAGAAATTTTAGAGCCACCAGTAACAAAGCTGTTCTGGCAATCAACAGACGCTCAAGCCGGAATTTACATAGTCCTTGCAGGTAAAGTAAGACTGCTGGATAGCTCCAATAACTTAATCACCACCCTTTCAGCAGGGGCATCATTTGGTGAAGCGACTCTGTTTCCTCAAGAGGACTTCAGTCCTTACGCCGCTAGAGCTTCTTATAACTTAAAGCTTTGCTATCTTAAGGAAGAAGCGTTGCAACCTTTAATGGGCAACAACCAAATCCGCGATAAGCTGTACCGTCAAGCAGAACTTTGGGATTTGCTGCTGTTATGTTGCCAGAACTCTCAACAGCGCAACATAAAGGAGATGCTCAACGCCTTACCAGTATTTGAGCGGCACAATTTGGAAATTGGCTCTATCCCAGAAACACTATGCAAAGATTACAAGCTGTGGCTGTTGCGTCGGGGTCAAGTGTTGCATTCTGGCGGTTACAGGCTCACTTCAGGCAACATCTATCCTCCTGAAAAACAGGGTAGTTGGCAGGCTACGCAACCAACAATTGCTTACTGTCTAAGGAATTCTGATTGGCAAACAGCACTGCTATACTGTCCCCAGTTAGCAGAATTGGTTGGCTCTGGCTCTGAGTTAACAGTTGCCACTGATGAAGACTTCAAGACGCGCCAAAGCAAATCCTTTCAAAAAACATTTGCCAAAGAAAGTAACATCATTTCATTTCGGCAGCCAACTTCCCCACCAAAACAAAAGCAAAAAAAATCACGACCTTACTTTCCCAGTCCTCAAGTCAAAGCGGGGCAAGTGTTAGGACGCTTCACCAAGCGCTATCCGTTCTTTGCACAACAAAGCGCCTCTGACTGTGGGGCAGCCTGCTTGGTAATGATTGGTCGCTATTGGGGCAAGCGCTTGAGTGTAAATCGCCTGCGGGATTTAGCCAACGTCAGTCGCAGCGGGGCATCACTGCGGGGTTTAACAGCAGCAGCAGAAAGCATCGGTTTTACGACCCGACCAGTCAAAGCTAGCCTCGATAAATTGGCAGAACAACCCTTGCCTGCCATTGTTCACTGGGAAGGCAAACATTACATCGTCGTCTACGAAATCACTCCTAAACGGGTGATTGTCGGCGACCCTGCCATTGCTCAACGCAACCTCACCCATGCTGAATTTAAAGCAGGTTGGACAGGTAATGCCTTACTATTGCAACCCACAGATCTACTTAAAGAAACCGAAGAAGCGAGTACACCATTCTGGCAGTTTCTCGAGTTAGTCAAACCTCACCGACAAGTCCTGCTAGAAGTGTTCATTGCTAGCGTATTTATTCAGCTATTTGGACTGGTCACGCCGCTATTCACCCAGCTGCTGCTAGACCGAGTGATTGTGCAGGGTAGCGCCCTCACTTTAACCGCCATCGGGTTCGGGTTGCTGATTTTTGGTTTGTTCCGAGTCGCCATGACCGGACTACGGCAATATTTGCTGGATCACACAGCTAACCGCGTTGGAGTAGCGCTGATGGTGGGTTTTATCAAACATACCTTCCGCTTGCCCCTGGCATTTTTTGAGTCACGTTACGTTGGCGATATTGTTTCTCGCGTCCAAGAAAATCAGAAAATTCAGCGTTTCCTTACCGGCGAAGCACTGTCAATCATTCTCGATTTGCTGACAGTGTTTATTTATGTAGGATTGATGTTTTGGTACAGCTGGCAGATGGCATTGCTAGCGCTTTTGGTTGTGCCACCATTTTTTCTGCTAGCGCTGGTAGCGACACCTTTCTTTCACCGTATCAACCGAGAGGTTTTTAATGCCTTAGCTAAGGAGAACAGTTATCTCATTCAATCCCTCACAGGGATTCGCTCGATTCGCTCAATGGCAGTAGAACAGACGGTGCGCTGGCATTGGGAGGAACTGCTGAATAATTTCATTAAAAAAATATTTGGCGGGCAGGTCATTAGTAACCAACTGCAAATTTTCAGTTCTACTATCGAAACGATGATAACCACGGGATTACTGTGGTATGGGGCATGGCTGGTGATTCAAAACCAACTCACCATTGGACAATTAGTTGCTTTCAATATGTTGTTGGGCAACATCATCCGTCCTTTCCAACGCCTCACAGTGCTGTGGAATCAAGTGCAAGAAGTTATCGTTTCTGCCGAACGCATTAATGATGTGTTGGAAGCGGAACCAGAAGAAGACTTGCACTCATCACCCCGCCAGTTTTTACCTAGGCTGCGCGGTCACATTCGCTTTGAGAATCTCACTTTCCGCTATCACCCAGAAAGCGATATTAATGTGCTGCAAAATCTCAGCTTTGAAATCAAGCCAGAGGAAACAGTAGCGGTTGTAGGGCGGAGTGGTTCTGGGAAAACCACCCTTTCTAAGTTAATTTTGGGTTTATATCCTGCCACCGAGGGCAAATTGCTGATTGATGGTCATGATGTCAGTAGTATTGCCCTGCGATCGCTTCGGTCTCAAATTGGTGTTGTCAATCAAGATATCTTCTTATTTGGCGGCACGATTCGGGAAAATATCAGTATTGCTCACCCAGAAGCCTCTCTAGAAGAGATTATTGAGGCAGCTCGTTTGGCAGGAGCAGACGAATTTATTCAGCAACTACCAATGGGTTATGAAACCCAAATTGGTGAAGGCGGGGGAATGCTGTCTGGTGGACAACGCCAACGCCTAGCCATCGCCCGTGCTTTGCTAGGCAATCCCCGATTTTTAATATTCGATGAAGCCACCAGTAACCTGGATGCGGAATCTGAACGCATCATCCAGAACAACCTAAAAACAATTCTCAAAGGGCGCAGCAGCCTAATAATTGCTCATCGCCTCTCTACTGTACGCAACGCTGACTTGATTCTAGTTTTAGATCGCGGCGTATTGGTCGAAAGTGGGACTCACAAGGAATTAATCGCCAAAAAAGGGCATTACTACTACCTCAACCAGCAACAACTTGCTCAAACAGGTTGA
- a CDS encoding helix-turn-helix domain-containing protein, giving the protein MSDHLRKSEEFESDDPASGKFLTPFQRKVLLKNLQTNFQPEYRRRLEIMLLADMGKSQTEICQILGCSQEMARYWIALAQAGLAHKWKEHPIGRPKTVNAEYIQRLQELVNHSPHEYGYSFKCWTAQWLSKHLAKEFGIEISDRHINRLLKQMGLSTKQKRSSSKQATDHTKDSSITISDLQFTSEPRSHWLFNLINTSK; this is encoded by the coding sequence ATGTCAGACCACTTGAGAAAATCTGAAGAATTTGAGAGCGACGACCCTGCTTCTGGCAAGTTTTTAACACCTTTTCAACGGAAAGTCCTGCTCAAGAATTTGCAAACCAATTTCCAACCAGAATACCGTCGGAGACTAGAAATTATGTTGCTGGCAGATATGGGGAAATCTCAAACCGAAATCTGTCAAATCTTAGGTTGTTCCCAGGAGATGGCACGGTATTGGATTGCTTTAGCACAAGCAGGTTTGGCGCACAAATGGAAGGAGCATCCAATAGGTAGACCTAAGACTGTTAACGCTGAATATATCCAACGTTTGCAGGAATTGGTGAATCACAGTCCTCATGAATATGGTTATTCATTTAAGTGCTGGACCGCTCAATGGTTAAGCAAACACTTAGCAAAAGAATTTGGTATTGAAATTAGCGATCGCCACATCAACCGCCTACTGAAACAAATGGGGCTTTCCACCAAACAAAAACGCTCCTCCAGCAAACAAGCAACTGACCACACAAAGGATTCAAGCATTACGATTAGTGACCTACAGTTCACCTCAGAGCCTCGCTCCCACTGGTTATTCAATCTAATTAACACCAGTAAATAA
- a CDS encoding IS1182 family transposase, whose protein sequence is MCLHPEKIPPVPNETVRVAKAAFPKGNLYMRLRDELGVFYQDEDFASLYPQRGQPALAPWRLAMVLVMQYLENLSDRQAAQAVQGRIDWKYALSLELTDPGFDFSILSEFRDRLISGGIEQQILDKMLLRFQELKLLSARGKQRTDSTHILAVVRELTRLEHLGETLRYTLNAVAEIAPTWLKSLAPPEWYDRYSKRFEDSRLPRTAPEREALAVTIGADGFDLLDAIYSQTAPVELRQLPAVEVLRQVWLQQYYAPTEKIQLRNEKDGPPSALRIRSPYDLEARNSTKRTTNWTGYKVHLTESCDENLPHIITHVESTPATSQDQTVVPSIHQALEQKDLLPQQHLVDQGYTSSQLLSSSQRDYNIDLFGPVALNVGWQAKAGLGFDLSHFKIDWEHKAVYCPQGKRSYLWKKNKDVYGKPVIYVEFRQRDCLACPVRSQCTRAKTNPRGLTIQVQSDYEALQKARERQKTEQFQKQYGLRSGIEGTISQGIRAFEMRDCRYIGLAKTHLQHILTAAAINLGRVFAWLEEIPRAKTRSSHFALLAEPNI, encoded by the coding sequence ATGTGCTTACATCCGGAAAAAATTCCTCCTGTTCCCAATGAAACGGTACGTGTAGCCAAAGCCGCGTTTCCCAAAGGTAATTTATATATGCGATTGCGTGATGAACTTGGGGTATTTTATCAGGATGAAGATTTCGCATCGCTTTATCCACAACGCGGTCAACCTGCACTTGCACCTTGGCGTTTGGCAATGGTACTGGTGATGCAATATTTAGAAAATCTTTCAGACAGGCAAGCAGCCCAAGCAGTGCAAGGACGGATTGATTGGAAATATGCTTTGTCGTTGGAGTTAACAGATCCAGGTTTTGACTTTAGTATTTTAAGCGAATTCCGTGATCGATTGATCTCAGGTGGTATTGAGCAGCAAATACTAGACAAGATGCTGTTGAGATTTCAGGAACTCAAACTGCTGTCAGCAAGAGGAAAACAGCGCACTGACTCAACTCATATACTAGCGGTGGTCAGAGAGTTAACAAGACTGGAACATCTGGGAGAAACCCTGCGGTATACTTTAAATGCTGTGGCAGAAATAGCACCCACCTGGCTGAAGTCATTGGCTCCCCCCGAATGGTATGACCGCTATAGCAAACGCTTTGAAGATTCCCGACTACCCAGAACGGCTCCAGAACGAGAAGCTTTGGCTGTGACAATTGGGGCTGATGGCTTTGATTTACTTGATGCTATCTATTCTCAAACAGCACCCGTTGAATTGCGACAACTGCCAGCCGTAGAAGTTTTGCGTCAGGTCTGGTTACAGCAATACTATGCACCAACAGAGAAAATTCAGTTACGCAATGAAAAAGATGGCCCGCCTTCGGCACTACGAATTCGCTCACCCTACGACTTAGAAGCGCGTAATAGTACTAAGCGCACTACCAACTGGACAGGGTACAAAGTGCATCTAACAGAAAGTTGTGATGAAAATTTACCTCATATCATTACTCATGTAGAATCTACTCCTGCTACAAGTCAAGACCAAACGGTTGTTCCCTCAATTCATCAAGCTCTGGAGCAGAAAGACCTTTTACCTCAACAGCATTTGGTTGATCAAGGGTATACTTCTTCCCAATTGCTTTCTAGCTCACAGCGAGACTATAACATTGATTTGTTCGGGCCAGTAGCCCTCAACGTTGGATGGCAAGCAAAAGCAGGTCTTGGATTTGATTTATCTCATTTTAAAATAGATTGGGAGCATAAAGCCGTATATTGTCCTCAAGGTAAGCGTAGTTACCTTTGGAAAAAGAATAAAGACGTTTATGGAAAACCCGTAATTTACGTCGAGTTTCGGCAGCGTGATTGTTTAGCGTGTCCGGTTCGGTCTCAATGCACTCGTGCAAAAACAAACCCTCGTGGGTTAACCATACAGGTGCAATCCGATTACGAAGCTCTTCAAAAAGCCAGGGAACGACAAAAAACTGAACAGTTTCAAAAACAGTATGGGCTGCGCTCAGGTATTGAAGGAACTATCTCTCAAGGAATCCGAGCATTTGAAATGCGCGACTGCCGTTATATTGGGCTAGCTAAAACTCACTTACAGCATATCCTGACGGCAGCCGCTATCAATCTAGGTCGAGTTTTCGCTTGGTTGGAGGAGATACCACGGGCTAAAACTCGCTCCTCACACTTTGCGCTTCTGGCAGAACCAAACATTTAA